In Aridibaculum aurantiacum, the following proteins share a genomic window:
- a CDS encoding gliding motility-associated C-terminal domain-containing protein, with translation MIRNFLTTLTALFLFSTLQSQVYSLNAGFTNGGTVTTCSGTFLDANRNGNYGNNENYAVTFSPGSSIQAIELQFTDLALGPGDTLWVYDGASMSDPLIDAFSSNSGTTSVRASATNTSGSLTVRFISDASGVSRGWTATIRCKSPCQKINASIVSMMPQPDASGFINICKGQSVLFKGSGSYPDNGMYYHQTDTLHRFAWRVSDNRDTSAVFLDSFRHRFNSEGGFLVELRITDTTGCINTTKSFLKVRTGIRPNFNVQVPPRNCSSDSIRITTRPRMVTGSFSNPPVVADSIFLPDGTNAAYETSLNISQFAPGQTLNNLTDLQGILINMEHSWLGDLEMSIKAPNGAVVRLKYQTGIGSGWDSYLGEPVDEPSSTHPFASIAGKGYDYLFSPTPTYGTMTFERGKYKYSYVDNAGQSVNNHNYLPAGSYASEESLAALIGTPLNGLWTISVIDRYSVDNGFIFYWTLKFNPALYPTAEVYNTSFTGGNWSPGLNVITGSDSTATIVLNSPGTFPYTYTVVDNFGCNHDTTFNLVVLDSPVKPNLGPDTAMCSGQSITLRVGNVQGGNTYTWNTGATGTSLPVTQPGRYWVQVRNLNNCSRTDTIEVLPTTPYSVNLGRDTSFCATSPLVLSPATSVPVASYLWSNSSTNNSLTITGPGRYWVEASDAAGCKVRDTIDISSNPINSFNFPGDTSICEQSSITLALQPHAGTSITWSDGTTGNTNTLYGGTIGITANNIGCIRTSQLNVGIRPLPRISAGRDTSMCMGFTVPLSVSYAGAGAQYLWSTGSRDSTITTGTAGSYWAEATVNGCSYRDTVVVAYKDCSCEVTIPNAFSPNNDGINDFFKPTIQCAPINFKMTIFNRYGQKLYEGFDYVRGWNGQVNGSLLGVGTYYYIITFINQNLKREEKFSGSVTLFR, from the coding sequence ATGATCAGAAATTTTTTAACCACGCTAACTGCCCTCTTCCTTTTTTCTACTTTGCAAAGTCAGGTATACTCGTTGAATGCTGGCTTTACAAACGGAGGAACAGTAACTACTTGCTCTGGTACTTTCTTAGATGCAAACAGGAACGGTAACTATGGCAATAACGAAAATTATGCAGTTACCTTTTCTCCCGGCAGCTCTATCCAGGCCATAGAATTACAATTTACTGATCTTGCTTTAGGCCCTGGTGATACGCTATGGGTTTACGATGGCGCCAGCATGAGTGATCCACTGATAGATGCATTTTCAAGCAACTCAGGAACTACTTCAGTGAGAGCATCGGCTACCAATACAAGCGGCTCACTTACGGTACGCTTCATTTCAGATGCTTCCGGCGTATCGCGTGGATGGACAGCTACTATAAGATGTAAAAGTCCTTGTCAAAAAATCAATGCTTCCATTGTTTCTATGATGCCACAGCCGGATGCGTCTGGCTTCATTAACATATGTAAAGGGCAGTCCGTTTTATTTAAAGGGAGTGGCAGCTATCCTGATAATGGGATGTATTATCATCAAACCGATACGCTGCACCGGTTTGCGTGGCGAGTGTCTGACAACAGGGATACTTCCGCCGTTTTCCTTGACAGCTTCCGCCATAGGTTCAATAGTGAAGGAGGATTTTTAGTAGAGCTGCGAATAACGGATACCACAGGATGTATTAATACAACCAAGAGCTTCTTAAAAGTAAGAACCGGCATACGTCCTAATTTCAATGTACAGGTACCTCCAAGAAACTGTTCAAGCGATAGCATCCGTATTACTACCAGGCCAAGAATGGTTACGGGTAGTTTTAGTAATCCACCAGTTGTGGCAGACTCTATTTTCCTTCCTGATGGTACAAATGCTGCCTACGAAACTTCATTAAATATTTCTCAATTTGCCCCGGGACAAACACTCAACAACCTGACTGACCTGCAAGGGATACTCATCAATATGGAACACTCCTGGCTGGGAGATCTTGAGATGTCAATTAAAGCTCCGAATGGCGCAGTTGTTAGGTTGAAGTACCAAACTGGTATCGGCAGCGGTTGGGATAGCTACCTGGGTGAACCTGTTGATGAACCTTCTTCCACGCATCCTTTCGCATCTATTGCCGGCAAAGGATATGATTATCTATTCAGCCCTACCCCTACTTATGGCACTATGACATTTGAACGGGGCAAATACAAGTATAGCTATGTAGACAATGCAGGGCAATCAGTGAACAATCACAATTACTTACCTGCCGGTAGCTATGCTTCAGAGGAAAGCCTGGCGGCTCTTATAGGTACTCCATTAAATGGCCTTTGGACCATATCAGTGATAGACCGTTATTCGGTGGATAATGGATTTATCTTCTATTGGACGCTTAAGTTCAATCCAGCCTTATACCCAACAGCGGAAGTGTACAACACGAGTTTTACCGGGGGCAACTGGTCGCCTGGCTTGAACGTGATCACAGGTTCTGATAGTACTGCTACTATTGTTCTTAATTCACCAGGAACCTTTCCATATACTTATACGGTAGTAGACAATTTTGGCTGTAACCACGATACTACCTTTAACCTGGTGGTACTGGATAGTCCTGTAAAGCCAAACCTTGGACCTGATACAGCCATGTGTTCGGGGCAGTCGATAACCCTGCGGGTGGGCAATGTACAAGGTGGAAATACATACACCTGGAATACTGGTGCAACCGGCACTTCATTACCTGTTACTCAACCAGGCAGGTATTGGGTACAAGTAAGAAATTTGAATAATTGCAGCCGCACCGATACCATTGAAGTACTTCCGACCACACCATATTCTGTGAACCTTGGACGTGATACCAGTTTTTGCGCCACCAGTCCACTTGTACTCTCACCAGCTACATCAGTGCCCGTAGCTTCTTACTTGTGGAGCAATAGTTCAACAAACAATAGCCTTACCATTACAGGCCCCGGCAGGTACTGGGTAGAAGCTTCCGACGCTGCCGGTTGTAAGGTGCGCGATACCATCGATATCTCTTCTAATCCAATTAATAGCTTCAATTTTCCCGGTGATACAAGTATATGCGAGCAAAGTTCAATCACACTTGCACTACAACCACATGCAGGTACATCTATAACATGGAGCGATGGAACAACTGGCAATACAAATACATTGTACGGAGGAACAATTGGAATTACAGCAAACAATATTGGATGTATCCGCACCAGCCAGTTAAATGTTGGTATTCGCCCGCTGCCACGCATTTCTGCAGGGAGGGATACAAGTATGTGTATGGGCTTTACAGTTCCACTTTCAGTATCGTATGCTGGTGCAGGTGCACAATACTTATGGAGCACCGGCAGCAGGGATAGCACCATCACTACCGGAACTGCAGGAAGTTACTGGGCAGAGGCTACAGTAAACGGATGCAGTTACCGCGACACAGTAGTAGTAGCCTACAAGGATTGCTCGTGCGAGGTAACTATACCAAATGCATTCTCACCTAATAATGATGGCATAAACGATTTCTTCAAACCTACTATTCAATGTGCCCCTATCAATTTTAAAATGACCATTTTCAACCGTTATGGCCAAAAGCTATACGAAGGTTTTGATTACGTCAGGGGATGGAATGGCCAGGTAAATGGAAGTTTATTGGGAGTTGGAACATATTATTACATCATCACATTCATCAATCAAAACCTGAAACGGGAAGAAAAGTTTTCTGGAAGTGTAACATTATTCAGGTAA
- a CDS encoding RluA family pseudouridine synthase — MTEETDLLPEEGEALYERQVIKTDKGQEPLRIDKFLMGRIEGATRNKIQQGIEAGLVTVNGQQVKSNFKVKGNMEIIIFTTNAPDESDITPEPLPLHIVYEDDSLMIIDKQPGMVVHPGSGNYSGTLLNGIAYYLRQQNPHLDESVLPRYGLVHRIDKNTSGLLVLAKTAKAASHLAKQFFNHDIQRNYIALVWGDVEQDEGTIVAHVGRNQRFRKLFEAYPDGEHGKEAITHYKVLERLNYVTLVQCKLETGRTHQIRVHMKHIGHTLFGDNTYGGDKILKGTVFTKYKQFVDNCLEICPRQALHAKTLGFRHPEDEREMFFELELPDDMKTLIDKWRRYVQNKTI; from the coding sequence ATGACAGAAGAAACAGACCTGCTTCCCGAAGAAGGAGAAGCGCTTTACGAACGACAGGTGATAAAGACGGATAAAGGACAAGAGCCTTTGCGCATTGATAAATTCCTGATGGGACGTATAGAGGGTGCAACACGAAATAAAATACAACAAGGTATAGAGGCCGGGTTGGTAACGGTAAATGGCCAGCAGGTGAAATCCAACTTTAAGGTGAAAGGAAACATGGAGATCATCATTTTCACCACAAACGCGCCTGATGAAAGTGATATCACTCCTGAACCGCTGCCACTTCATATTGTATATGAAGATGATTCGCTGATGATCATTGATAAGCAACCAGGCATGGTAGTGCATCCAGGCAGCGGAAACTACAGCGGTACTTTATTAAATGGAATAGCTTACTACCTACGGCAACAGAACCCGCACCTTGACGAGTCTGTTTTACCACGCTACGGACTGGTTCACCGGATTGATAAAAACACCAGCGGCTTACTTGTTCTTGCAAAAACAGCTAAAGCTGCCAGTCATTTGGCAAAACAGTTTTTTAACCACGACATACAGCGAAATTATATAGCGCTTGTATGGGGCGATGTAGAACAGGATGAAGGAACTATTGTAGCACATGTAGGGCGCAACCAACGTTTCAGAAAATTATTTGAAGCATACCCAGATGGAGAGCATGGCAAAGAAGCTATCACGCACTATAAAGTTTTAGAACGATTAAACTATGTTACGCTGGTTCAATGCAAATTGGAAACAGGCAGAACACACCAGATCCGCGTTCACATGAAACACATAGGCCATACTTTATTTGGCGACAACACGTATGGTGGTGATAAAATTTTGAAGGGAACCGTTTTTACGAAGTACAAGCAATTTGTAGATAATTGCCTGGAGATCTGCCCACGCCAGGCGCTTCATGCAAAAACCTTAGGCTTCCGCCATCCTGAAGATGAAAGAGAGATGTTTTTTGAGTTGGAACTGCCGGATGACATGAAAACACTAATTGATAAGTGGCGCAGGTACGTACAGAACAAGACCATTTAA
- the lipB gene encoding lipoyl(octanoyl) transferase LipB: MKQKVQLVDLGEQRAYKEIWDMQEELLQEKVRLKSLARESGAAAAGEGDHHLFFVEHTPVYTLGKSGHITNVLISDEERNAKGIEFFKINRGGDITFHGPGQLVGYPVIDLEKFRTDLGWYLRSLEEVIILTMAEYGLKGERSAGETGVWLDAQVKGKERKICAMGIRCSRWITMHGWAFNVNTDLDYFGYIIPCGIQNKQVTSLEKELGRKLDMQEVKDKVKKNFEKVFDVEIEKV; this comes from the coding sequence ATGAAACAGAAGGTACAACTGGTAGACCTGGGAGAACAAAGGGCCTATAAAGAAATTTGGGATATGCAGGAAGAGTTGCTGCAAGAAAAAGTGCGGCTGAAATCTTTAGCAAGAGAAAGTGGTGCAGCCGCGGCAGGTGAAGGAGATCATCATTTGTTTTTTGTAGAACATACGCCGGTTTATACGCTTGGAAAAAGCGGCCATATAACCAATGTGCTCATTTCTGATGAAGAGCGTAACGCAAAGGGGATTGAGTTTTTCAAGATCAACCGCGGTGGCGATATCACATTTCATGGACCGGGACAACTAGTTGGTTATCCTGTTATAGACCTGGAAAAATTCAGAACAGACTTAGGTTGGTACTTACGCAGCCTGGAAGAAGTTATCATTCTTACTATGGCAGAATATGGTTTGAAGGGTGAACGCAGTGCCGGCGAAACAGGCGTCTGGTTGGATGCACAGGTGAAAGGCAAGGAGCGTAAGATTTGTGCAATGGGCATTCGCTGCAGCCGTTGGATCACTATGCATGGCTGGGCTTTTAATGTAAATACAGATCTTGATTACTTCGGCTATATCATTCCATGCGGCATACAGAACAAGCAAGTAACTTCTTTAGAAAAAGAGCTAGGTAGAAAACTGGATATGCAGGAGGTGAAGGATAAGGTGAAGAAAAACTTTGAGAAGGTGTTTGATGTGGAGATAGAGAAGGTTTAG
- a CDS encoding homogentisate 1,2-dioxygenase — protein sequence MPHYTKLGTIPHKRHTQFRKPDGGLYSEQLFSTEGFSNDYSILYHTYPPTKIVKTGEPRNVAPTVAEEKMLKHRSLEGYNIKPTVDYLESRKAVLVNNDLHIVLAAPQQSMQDYFFKNADADEMIFVHEGSGKLTTQYGELTFSYGDYLVIPRGTIYQISFNDTNNRLFIVESFSPIRYPKRYLSKYGQLLEHSPFCERDIRTPQNLQTNDVDGDFLILTKKKGVLYPLHYGHHPFDVVGWDGCCYPFAFSIHDFEPITGRVHQPPPVHQTFEAHNFVVCSFVPRLYDYHPDAIPAPYNHSNIDSDEVLYYVDGDFMSRKNVTRGMITLHPAGIPHGPHPGTVEKSIGKKETKELAVMVDTFHPLQLTKEALEIENDGYTMSWAE from the coding sequence ATGCCGCATTATACCAAACTCGGAACAATTCCGCATAAACGACATACTCAGTTTCGTAAGCCTGATGGCGGGTTGTATTCAGAACAACTTTTTTCTACTGAAGGTTTCAGTAATGATTATTCTATCCTTTATCATACTTACCCTCCAACCAAGATCGTAAAGACAGGCGAGCCAAGGAATGTAGCACCAACAGTAGCGGAGGAAAAAATGCTGAAGCATCGCAGTTTGGAAGGCTACAATATTAAACCAACAGTTGATTACCTGGAAAGCAGGAAGGCTGTGTTGGTGAACAATGATCTTCACATTGTGTTGGCTGCTCCCCAGCAAAGCATGCAAGATTATTTTTTTAAAAACGCTGATGCCGATGAAATGATCTTCGTGCATGAAGGATCAGGTAAGCTAACTACCCAATATGGTGAGTTGACTTTTTCTTATGGAGATTATTTGGTGATCCCAAGGGGAACTATCTACCAGATCAGTTTCAACGATACGAACAACCGCTTGTTTATAGTTGAAAGTTTTAGCCCGATCCGTTACCCGAAGCGCTACCTAAGTAAGTATGGCCAGTTGCTTGAACATTCTCCTTTTTGCGAACGCGATATTCGTACGCCGCAAAACCTACAAACCAATGATGTTGACGGCGACTTCCTGATACTAACCAAGAAGAAAGGTGTACTGTATCCGCTGCATTATGGTCATCATCCTTTTGATGTAGTTGGATGGGATGGCTGTTGTTACCCATTTGCTTTCAGCATCCACGATTTTGAACCCATTACTGGTCGAGTGCATCAACCACCGCCAGTTCATCAAACTTTTGAAGCACACAACTTTGTAGTGTGCAGCTTTGTACCGCGTTTATACGATTATCACCCTGATGCAATACCAGCTCCGTACAACCATAGCAATATTGATAGCGATGAGGTTTTGTATTATGTAGATGGTGATTTTATGAGCCGTAAAAACGTTACGCGTGGCATGATTACTTTACACCCTGCAGGCATACCGCATGGGCCGCACCCTGGTACAGTAGAAAAAAGTATAGGTAAAAAAGAAACAAAAGAACTGGCTGTTATGGTTGATACATTTCACCCGCTGCAGCTTACGAAAGAAGCATTGGAAATAGAAAATGACGGTTATACTATGAGTTGGGCTGAATAG
- a CDS encoding type B 50S ribosomal protein L31, with amino-acid sequence MKQGIHPENYRLVVFKDMSNGHSFLSRSTANSKETVQWEDGNEYPVIKLEISNTSHPFYTGKNMLVDTAGRIDKFKKRYEKKK; translated from the coding sequence ATGAAACAAGGTATCCATCCAGAAAATTATCGTTTAGTTGTATTCAAAGACATGAGTAACGGTCACAGCTTTTTGAGCCGCTCTACTGCAAATTCAAAAGAAACCGTTCAGTGGGAAGATGGTAACGAGTACCCGGTAATCAAACTAGAGATCTCTAATACTTCTCATCCTTTCTATACTGGTAAGAATATGCTGGTAGATACTGCGGGTCGTATCGATAAATTTAAGAAGCGTTACGAGAAGAAGAAGTAA
- a CDS encoding metallophosphoesterase family protein: protein MRRIGLISDTHHYLDEAVFRYFEECDEIWHGGDFGTEEIINKLEAFKPLRGVYGNIDGYDVRSRMPEVASFKVEEVDVLMIHIGGYPNRYSPLAKKEIADKKPKLFISGHSHILKIIYDEKFQCLHMNPGAAGKQGWHKTRTLIRFSIDGSNISNCEVIGLGKR from the coding sequence TTGAGAAGAATAGGCCTTATTTCCGATACACACCATTATTTAGACGAAGCAGTATTCAGGTATTTTGAAGAATGCGATGAGATATGGCATGGAGGTGATTTTGGAACTGAAGAGATCATTAATAAACTGGAAGCATTCAAACCTTTGCGAGGTGTATATGGAAACATAGATGGCTACGACGTACGCAGCAGAATGCCTGAAGTGGCTTCTTTCAAAGTAGAAGAAGTAGATGTTTTGATGATTCATATTGGTGGATATCCCAACCGCTATTCTCCTTTGGCAAAAAAAGAGATAGCAGATAAGAAGCCAAAGCTTTTTATCTCCGGTCACTCGCACATACTAAAGATCATATACGATGAAAAGTTTCAGTGCCTGCATATGAACCCGGGCGCTGCCGGTAAACAAGGATGGCACAAGACACGAACGCTTATCAGGTTTAGCATAGACGGCAGCAATATCAGTAATTGCGAAGTGATAGGTTTGGGGAAGAGATGA
- a CDS encoding TlpA disulfide reductase family protein — translation MRILLLLAAVLVGIMANSQEEKKFILKGKIKNINMPVEKVYLRYSNGGERRLDSAVVNKGSYTISNTIAEPVRATLSVKYVAAADGTPVKTNTARDYTAVFLSPTTISIVSVDSFSNTTVKGSAAHDEMKKLTALLKPYNDEIAQLSNQWREAKDEETKNKLTSLFEAVEVKSKEANKQYVQANPSSPIAIYAVNQFAGYDIDADKVQPVFDLLPANLKALPSAQDLAARIDIARKLGIGKTAIDFTQNDTAGVPVSLSSLRGKVLLVDFWASWCGPCRRDNPNVVKIFNQYRDKGFHVLGVSLDQPGAQERWIKAIHDDKLTWTHVSDLKFWENEVAKLYGIRAIPFNLLLDREGKIIARNLHGEELEKKLSEVLN, via the coding sequence ATGAGAATTCTATTGCTTCTAGCAGCCGTATTAGTGGGAATTATGGCCAATAGCCAGGAGGAGAAAAAGTTCATCCTCAAAGGCAAGATCAAGAATATAAACATGCCGGTTGAAAAAGTGTACCTGCGCTATAGTAACGGCGGAGAGAGACGACTAGATAGCGCGGTAGTGAACAAAGGAAGTTATACCATTTCGAATACCATTGCCGAACCTGTACGTGCAACGCTTTCTGTAAAATATGTAGCTGCAGCCGATGGTACACCAGTGAAAACAAATACAGCCAGAGATTACACAGCCGTTTTTCTTAGCCCTACAACCATAAGCATTGTTTCTGTTGATTCTTTTAGCAATACAACAGTGAAGGGATCTGCAGCTCATGATGAGATGAAGAAACTGACCGCGTTGCTAAAACCATACAATGACGAGATCGCTCAGCTAAGCAACCAGTGGCGCGAAGCGAAAGACGAGGAAACTAAAAATAAACTGACGTCTCTTTTTGAAGCGGTGGAAGTGAAATCGAAAGAAGCGAATAAACAATATGTCCAGGCCAATCCTTCCTCGCCGATAGCTATTTATGCAGTTAACCAATTTGCAGGATACGATATAGATGCAGATAAGGTACAGCCTGTTTTCGACTTGCTACCTGCCAATCTAAAAGCGCTACCATCAGCACAAGATCTAGCTGCAAGAATTGATATAGCTCGTAAGCTTGGAATTGGCAAGACAGCTATTGATTTCACGCAAAACGATACTGCAGGAGTTCCTGTTTCGTTGTCTTCACTTCGTGGAAAAGTTTTGCTTGTTGACTTTTGGGCTAGTTGGTGTGGCCCTTGCCGGAGAGATAACCCTAATGTGGTAAAGATCTTCAACCAGTATAGAGACAAAGGTTTTCATGTATTGGGTGTGAGCCTCGATCAGCCGGGCGCACAGGAAAGGTGGATAAAAGCAATACACGATGATAAGCTTACATGGACACATGTGAGCGACCTGAAGTTCTGGGAAAATGAAGTAGCTAAACTGTATGGTATTCGAGCTATTCCTTTCAATCTTTTACTTGACAGGGAAGGCAAGATCATCGCACGCAATCTTCATGGCGAAGAGCTTGAAAAGAAGTTGTCTGAAGTGCTTAATTAG